The DNA window TGGCTCCAGCCCTGCCACTGCGTTCACCTCCCCCGCTCTGACCTGCGGATATGGAGGGAAACCCTCTTCAAAAACCTGAATAGAACGTGCCGCCGCGCTTGTCAAGACATGCCCGGCCCGGCGGGTGCGGGCCCGCCCGTGCCCGCGGTCCCGGGCCGGGGCACGGGGGTGGACAGGACAGCAGGTCAGGGGTTGTCTGGAGGAACAGCCGGTCCACCCCGCAGCCGCATCGCGATCGACGGGGGCGCCGTGAACGACACGTTCCAGCTGGGCGTCCGCGCCACCGGACCCGACACCTGCCGGATCACCCTGGCGGGGGATCTCGACGTCGCCACCGCGCCGGAGCTCAGGGAAGCCGTCCACGCCGCTGCGGCGGGCCACCGGCAGGTCGTGGTGGACTGCGGCGGCCTGACCTTCTGCGACTGCTCGGGTCTGAACGCCATGCTGGGCGCCGCACGGACCGCCAGAGCCGGCGGAAGCGACCTGCTGCTGTGCGCCGTCCCCCGCTCGCTGGCCCGGCTGCTGCAGCTGTCCCACACCACGAGCGCGTTCACGATCGAAACGGAGCGGGCCGACGCGCGGTAGAGGCCGCGGCCGGGCCCCAGGCGCCCCACCCACGTACGGCGAGGCGCCCGGGGCGTCGCACCGGTCGCGCTCAGAACGCGCCGTAGTTGACCTGCCACGTGGGCAGACCCATCCGGCGCCACACCGCGACCACGCGGTCACGGTCGTCCAGCGACACCCGCACCGCGTACCG is part of the Streptomyces agglomeratus genome and encodes:
- a CDS encoding STAS domain-containing protein, producing the protein MNDTFQLGVRATGPDTCRITLAGDLDVATAPELREAVHAAAAGHRQVVVDCGGLTFCDCSGLNAMLGAARTARAGGSDLLLCAVPRSLARLLQLSHTTSAFTIETERADAR